Proteins encoded by one window of Xanthomonas sp. DAR 80977:
- the prmA gene encoding 50S ribosomal protein L11 methyltransferase, which translates to MPFLELTVRCTDATQPRYENALEDIGALAVTLLDAEADTSNERAILEPGVGETPLWGSLVLTALFPAEQDALLLLAVLEAFDPGLDWSQAAFRKIDDQDWERAWLDQFQPMRFGTRTFIVPWNHDLPEDARGADAAVVRLDPGLAFGSGTHPTTALCLRWLDALAADGALAQARVLDFGCGSGILALAALKLGAAAAVGVDNDPQALLATRDNAERNAVGARLQVHLPADEPPATYPVVVANILASALDALAPTLADRVAPGGRIALSGILHGQEQELLQRYEPWFEQLRTEQDGDWMRIDGVRRR; encoded by the coding sequence ATGCCGTTCCTCGAACTGACTGTGCGCTGCACCGACGCCACCCAGCCCCGCTACGAGAACGCGCTGGAGGACATCGGCGCGCTGGCGGTCACCCTGCTCGACGCCGAGGCCGACACCAGCAACGAGCGCGCGATCCTGGAACCGGGCGTCGGCGAGACCCCGCTGTGGGGCAGCCTGGTGCTCACCGCGCTGTTCCCCGCCGAGCAGGACGCGTTGCTGCTGCTGGCGGTGCTGGAGGCGTTCGACCCGGGCCTGGACTGGAGCCAGGCCGCGTTCCGCAAGATCGACGACCAGGACTGGGAACGCGCCTGGCTGGACCAGTTCCAGCCGATGCGCTTCGGCACCCGCACCTTCATCGTGCCCTGGAACCACGACCTGCCGGAGGACGCGCGCGGCGCCGATGCCGCGGTGGTGCGGCTGGACCCGGGCCTGGCGTTCGGCTCCGGCACCCACCCGACCACCGCGCTGTGCCTGCGCTGGCTCGACGCCCTGGCCGCCGACGGCGCCCTGGCGCAGGCGCGGGTGCTCGACTTCGGCTGCGGCTCGGGGATCCTGGCGCTGGCCGCGCTGAAGCTGGGCGCGGCGGCGGCGGTGGGCGTGGACAACGACCCGCAGGCGCTGCTGGCCACCCGCGACAACGCCGAGCGCAATGCGGTCGGCGCGCGCCTGCAGGTCCATCTGCCGGCCGACGAACCGCCGGCCACCTATCCGGTGGTGGTCGCCAACATCCTGGCCTCGGCGCTGGACGCGCTGGCGCCGACCCTGGCCGATCGCGTCGCGCCGGGCGGGCGCATCGCCCTGTCCGGGATCCTGCACGGCCAGGAACAGGAACTGCTGCAGCGCTACGAACCCTGGTTCGAACAGCTGCGCACCGAGCAGGACGGCGACTGGATGCGCATCGACGGCGTGCGCCGCCGCTGA
- a CDS encoding helix-turn-helix transcriptional regulator yields MNSKLYERVREARKLTGLTQEALALDLAVTRSAVAQWEMADGTAPAVEHLIALARRSGLTFEYLATGRGERVFGEPLSVAEEASHYRLLSDQQVRLLDGFETLSPRQRAGLLDLIGAGKQRR; encoded by the coding sequence GTGAACAGCAAGCTGTACGAACGGGTGCGCGAAGCGCGCAAGCTGACCGGCCTCACCCAGGAAGCGCTCGCGCTGGACCTGGCGGTGACCCGCAGCGCCGTGGCGCAGTGGGAAATGGCCGACGGCACCGCGCCGGCGGTGGAGCACCTGATCGCGCTGGCCCGCCGCAGCGGGCTGACCTTCGAATACCTGGCCACCGGCCGCGGCGAACGCGTGTTCGGCGAGCCGCTGTCGGTCGCCGAGGAAGCCTCGCACTACCGGCTGCTGTCCGACCAGCAGGTGCGCCTGCTCGACGGCTTCGAGACCCTGAGCCCGCGCCAACGCGCCGGCCTGCTGGACCTGATCGGCGCCGGCAAGCAGCGGCGCTGA
- a CDS encoding DUF3426 domain-containing protein, with the protein MPDPVPPRPSLATLLRQPDRPAPASADAAAPAGTEPGAAASPAQASDTGAAPHPEAVPVPAQPASATPAPASGPATDASLAAATPAPRPAAEAGASLASAAVASASELDSTSALEPAPEPDAVPAAAATAATPSFMQRGAARRPVLRAAPWQWIALVGLGVLLALQILVADRQRLGADPRWRPWVAGVCQALRCSLPPWREPGAFTMLSREVRPLPGRAGTLQIQATFRNDARWAQAWPLLQLSLADADGRTIGSRVLRPEEYLGRTRPDAATLAPGQSAQVAFQVREPAAGTAAFSFDFH; encoded by the coding sequence ATGCCCGATCCCGTCCCGCCTCGCCCCAGCCTCGCGACCCTGCTGCGCCAGCCCGACCGGCCGGCGCCGGCATCGGCCGATGCCGCAGCGCCGGCTGGGACCGAGCCAGGCGCCGCGGCCAGCCCGGCGCAGGCGAGCGACACCGGCGCTGCACCCCACCCCGAGGCCGTGCCCGTGCCGGCGCAACCGGCATCCGCCACGCCTGCGCCGGCGTCCGGCCCGGCCACGGACGCGTCGCTCGCCGCGGCGACGCCCGCGCCGCGCCCCGCGGCCGAGGCCGGCGCATCGCTGGCGTCCGCCGCCGTCGCATCGGCATCGGAACTGGACTCGACATCGGCACTGGAGCCGGCGCCCGAACCGGACGCCGTGCCAGCCGCGGCCGCCACCGCCGCCACACCCAGCTTCATGCAGCGCGGCGCGGCGCGGCGGCCGGTGCTGCGCGCCGCGCCCTGGCAGTGGATCGCGCTGGTCGGGCTGGGCGTGCTGCTGGCGCTGCAGATCCTGGTCGCCGACCGCCAGCGGCTGGGCGCCGACCCGCGCTGGCGGCCGTGGGTGGCCGGCGTGTGCCAGGCGCTGCGCTGCAGCCTGCCGCCGTGGCGCGAACCGGGGGCGTTCACCATGCTCAGCCGCGAAGTGCGGCCGCTGCCCGGCCGCGCCGGCACCCTGCAGATCCAGGCCACGTTCCGCAACGACGCGCGCTGGGCGCAGGCCTGGCCGCTGCTGCAACTGTCGCTGGCCGACGCCGACGGCCGCACCATCGGCAGCCGCGTGCTGCGCCCGGAGGAGTACCTGGGACGCACCCGTCCCGATGCGGCGACGCTGGCGCCCGGACAGAGCGCGCAGGTGGCGTTCCAGGTGCGCGAACCGGCGGCGGGCACCGCGGCATTCAGTTTCGACTTCCACTGA
- the fis gene encoding DNA-binding transcriptional regulator Fis, with translation MNAATTRPDSSRGAPKPPLREHVAQSVRRYLRDLDGCDADDVYEIVLREMEIPLFVEVLNHCEGNQSRAAAMLGIHRATLRKKLKEYGLA, from the coding sequence TTGAACGCTGCCACCACTCGTCCTGACTCCAGTCGCGGCGCGCCGAAGCCGCCGCTGCGCGAACACGTGGCACAGTCCGTGCGCCGCTACCTGCGCGACCTCGACGGCTGCGACGCCGACGACGTGTACGAGATCGTGCTGCGCGAGATGGAGATCCCATTGTTCGTGGAAGTGCTCAACCACTGCGAAGGCAACCAGAGCCGCGCCGCGGCGATGCTCGGCATCCATCGCGCGACGTTGCGCAAGAAGCTGAAGGAATACGGGCTGGCGTGA
- a CDS encoding phosphatidate cytidylyltransferase, which yields MNPIAFSDHLQQSSLRQQTLYLFLGIAAVLLLATLISETLRWRARERPSAVLDNLVARIRAWWVMAAVVALAFVFGRIGVIALFALVSLFALREFITLAPTRRGDYYALLAAFYIVLPWQYWLVWSGWYGLYTLLIPVYAFLVLPILATIGGDTTRYLERTAKVQWGLMICVFCISHVPALLNLEIPGYEGRNLLLFAFLVIVVQSSDVLQYVWGKLIGKHLIAPKLSPSKTVEGFVGGILSASALGAALWWITPFSPLQAFALALVANLMGFFGGLVMSAIKRDRGIKDWGHMIEGHGGVLDRLDSVCFAAPVFFHLIRYGWV from the coding sequence ATGAACCCGATCGCCTTCAGCGACCACCTGCAGCAGTCCTCGCTGCGCCAGCAGACGCTGTACCTGTTCCTGGGCATCGCCGCGGTGCTGCTGCTGGCCACGCTGATCTCCGAGACGCTGCGCTGGCGCGCGCGCGAACGCCCCAGCGCGGTGCTGGACAACCTGGTGGCGCGGATCCGCGCGTGGTGGGTGATGGCCGCGGTGGTGGCGCTGGCGTTCGTGTTCGGGCGCATCGGCGTGATCGCGCTGTTCGCGCTGGTGTCGCTGTTCGCGCTGCGCGAGTTCATCACCCTGGCGCCGACCCGGCGCGGCGACTACTACGCGCTGCTGGCCGCGTTCTACATCGTGCTGCCGTGGCAGTACTGGCTGGTGTGGAGCGGCTGGTACGGGCTGTACACGCTGCTGATCCCGGTCTACGCGTTCCTGGTGCTGCCGATCCTGGCCACCATCGGCGGCGACACCACGCGCTACCTGGAACGCACCGCCAAGGTGCAGTGGGGGCTGATGATCTGCGTGTTCTGCATCTCGCACGTGCCGGCGCTGCTGAACCTGGAGATTCCCGGCTACGAGGGCCGCAACCTGCTGCTGTTCGCGTTCCTGGTGATCGTGGTGCAGTCCTCGGACGTGCTGCAGTACGTATGGGGCAAGCTGATCGGCAAGCACCTGATCGCGCCGAAGCTGTCGCCGTCCAAGACCGTGGAGGGCTTCGTTGGCGGCATCCTGTCGGCCAGCGCGCTGGGCGCGGCGCTGTGGTGGATCACCCCGTTCTCGCCGTTGCAGGCGTTCGCGCTGGCGCTGGTGGCCAACCTGATGGGCTTCTTCGGCGGCCTGGTGATGTCGGCGATCAAGCGCGACCGCGGCATCAAGGACTGGGGCCACATGATCGAAGGCCACGGCGGCGTGCTCGACCGGCTGGACTCGGTGTGCTTCGCCGCGCCGGTGTTCTTCCACCTGATCCGGTATGGCTGGGTGTGA
- a CDS encoding lysophospholipid acyltransferase family protein — MIERLIARGCSAAIRTLTGARAFWRGCMPSSERRVYYGNHASHGDFVLIWSSLPASLRREVRPVAAADYWQRDALRRYLIHAVFNGVLIEREAAQRTRDPIDCLCEAVDGGGSLILFPEGTRNTEEGVLPFKSGIYHLARHRPELEFVPVWIDNLKRVMPKGKWLPLPLLCTTTFGEPLRLGAGEDKQAFLERTRAALLALSPEQMEAAR; from the coding sequence ATGATCGAACGCCTGATCGCCCGCGGCTGCAGTGCCGCGATCCGCACCCTGACCGGGGCGCGTGCGTTCTGGCGCGGCTGCATGCCCTCCAGCGAGCGCCGCGTGTACTACGGCAACCATGCCAGCCACGGCGACTTCGTGCTGATCTGGTCGTCGCTGCCGGCATCGCTGCGCCGCGAGGTGCGGCCGGTGGCCGCGGCCGACTACTGGCAGCGCGATGCGCTGCGCCGCTACCTGATCCATGCGGTGTTCAACGGCGTGCTGATCGAGCGCGAGGCCGCGCAGCGCACCCGCGATCCGATCGACTGCCTGTGCGAGGCGGTGGACGGCGGCGGCTCGCTGATCCTGTTCCCGGAAGGCACGCGCAACACCGAGGAAGGCGTGCTGCCGTTCAAGAGCGGCATCTACCACCTGGCGCGGCACCGCCCGGAACTGGAGTTCGTGCCGGTGTGGATCGACAACCTGAAGCGGGTGATGCCCAAGGGCAAGTGGCTGCCGTTGCCGCTGCTGTGCACCACCACCTTCGGCGAGCCGCTGCGGCTGGGCGCCGGCGAGGACAAGCAGGCGTTCCTGGAGCGCACCCGCGCGGCCTTGCTGGCGTTGTCGCCGGAACAGATGGAGGCCGCGCGATGA
- a CDS encoding CDP-alcohol phosphatidyltransferase family protein, translating to MTERGAQWRARLTTALRARGATPNGLSWTATGFAALAAPMFYWAWREPPRDAAALLLLAALALQARLLCNRLDGLMARQAQMIGRAGEVYNDAPDRLSDVLVCLGVGYGLQHVLSWGAELGWAAALLCVGTAYVRMLGLACGVSEPVQGPMARVQRMHWLSLAALLAAAALLLQRSAIAQTIVVLALALLVAGAVLTLAIRLRAIVRELEWK from the coding sequence ATGACCGAACGCGGCGCGCAGTGGCGCGCACGCCTGACGACGGCGTTGCGCGCGCGCGGCGCCACGCCGAACGGCCTGTCCTGGACCGCGACCGGCTTCGCCGCGCTGGCCGCGCCGATGTTCTATTGGGCCTGGCGCGAACCGCCGCGCGATGCCGCCGCGCTGTTGCTGCTGGCCGCCCTGGCGTTGCAGGCGCGGCTGCTGTGCAACCGCCTGGACGGGCTGATGGCGCGGCAGGCGCAGATGATCGGCCGCGCCGGCGAGGTCTACAACGATGCGCCGGACCGGCTCTCCGATGTACTGGTGTGCCTGGGCGTGGGCTATGGCCTGCAGCACGTGCTGAGCTGGGGCGCCGAGCTGGGCTGGGCCGCGGCCTTGCTGTGCGTGGGCACCGCCTACGTGCGCATGCTCGGCCTGGCCTGCGGCGTCAGCGAGCCGGTGCAGGGGCCGATGGCGCGCGTGCAGCGCATGCACTGGCTGTCGCTGGCGGCGTTGCTGGCCGCCGCCGCGCTGCTGCTGCAGCGCAGTGCCATCGCCCAAACCATTGTGGTCCTGGCGCTGGCGCTGCTGGTCGCCGGCGCCGTGTTGACCCTCGCGATTCGCCTGCGCGCCATCGTGCGCGAACTGGAGTGGAAATGA
- a CDS encoding TIGR04222 domain-containing membrane protein, producing the protein MTASADPAPLPHADAAQQALWQRLQAYRFGEEDDALPVFVRRVAKEARVSLVEAAQAVEEYRRFCFLACSGGENATPSARIDQVWHAHLTDTHEYWQRFCPQVLQTTLHHRPGRGDAADTERHALQYRTTLARYRCHFGEPPAACWPAPAGTATPQLRLRSDVPARRWSMPHEYGKALWLWLLATLLLGGWLSSINTAASPLHWRGGSFLLLFLAAIGLACALAVRLRRAVRGIGQQRAVRQVDSAELAFLAGGSERVADMQLALLLANDAVRLQVAPSSLRGNHRDTAQLQVTDAAAPAALQRALLLVRANPELPLALQALRDDASPLREALIGKRLLLGRGQAWCARLLGAAPLLALWIAGALKIDIGLQLQRPVGFLVAAMVLVTMLALGFLLTPPRRSLAGERLLAERDTAWRAGAGSAPAPQASHLALPLALAGTGVLLGTPWADYHALRTPIVASSGNGGGSSCTSGGDGGGGSSCSSGCGGCGGGGGD; encoded by the coding sequence ATGACCGCATCCGCCGATCCGGCGCCGCTGCCCCACGCCGATGCCGCGCAACAGGCATTGTGGCAGCGCTTGCAGGCCTACCGTTTCGGCGAGGAAGACGACGCGCTGCCGGTGTTCGTGCGCCGGGTGGCCAAGGAAGCCAGGGTCTCCCTGGTCGAGGCCGCGCAGGCAGTGGAGGAATACCGGCGCTTCTGCTTCCTGGCCTGCAGCGGAGGCGAGAACGCGACGCCCAGCGCGCGGATCGACCAGGTCTGGCATGCCCATCTCACCGATACCCACGAATACTGGCAGCGCTTCTGCCCGCAGGTGTTGCAGACCACGCTGCATCATCGGCCCGGGCGCGGCGACGCCGCCGATACCGAACGCCACGCGCTGCAGTACCGGACCACCCTGGCGCGCTACCGCTGCCATTTCGGCGAACCGCCGGCGGCGTGCTGGCCGGCGCCGGCCGGCACCGCAACGCCGCAACTGCGGTTGCGTAGCGACGTCCCGGCGCGGCGTTGGTCGATGCCGCACGAGTACGGCAAGGCGCTGTGGCTGTGGCTGCTGGCGACGCTGCTGCTGGGCGGGTGGCTGAGTTCGATCAATACCGCCGCGTCGCCGCTGCACTGGCGCGGCGGTTCGTTCCTGCTGCTGTTCCTGGCGGCGATCGGGCTGGCCTGCGCGTTGGCCGTGCGGCTGCGGCGCGCAGTGCGCGGCATCGGCCAGCAGCGCGCGGTCAGGCAGGTGGACAGCGCCGAACTGGCGTTCCTGGCCGGCGGCAGCGAGCGCGTGGCGGACATGCAACTGGCCTTGCTGCTGGCGAACGACGCGGTGCGGTTGCAAGTGGCGCCGTCGAGCCTGCGTGGCAACCACCGCGACACCGCCCAGCTGCAGGTCACGGACGCTGCAGCGCCGGCGGCGCTGCAGCGCGCCCTGCTGCTGGTTCGCGCCAACCCGGAATTGCCGCTGGCGCTGCAGGCGTTGCGCGACGATGCGTCGCCGCTGCGCGAGGCGTTGATCGGCAAGCGCCTGCTGCTCGGCCGCGGCCAGGCCTGGTGCGCGCGTCTGCTTGGCGCCGCGCCGCTGCTGGCGCTGTGGATCGCCGGTGCGCTGAAGATCGACATCGGCCTGCAGTTGCAGCGCCCGGTCGGCTTCCTGGTGGCGGCGATGGTGCTGGTGACGATGCTCGCGCTCGGCTTCCTGTTGACGCCGCCGCGGCGCAGCCTCGCCGGCGAGCGCCTGCTCGCCGAGCGCGATACGGCATGGCGCGCAGGCGCCGGATCGGCGCCCGCGCCGCAGGCGTCGCACCTGGCATTGCCCCTGGCCCTGGCTGGAACCGGCGTGCTGCTGGGGACGCCATGGGCGGACTACCACGCGTTGCGCACGCCGATCGTCGCCAGCAGCGGCAACGGTGGCGGCAGCAGCTGTACCAGCGGCGGCGATGGAGGCGGCGGCAGCAGTTGCAGCAGCGGGTGCGGCGGTTGCGGCGGCGGAGGCGGCGACTGA